A single window of Onychostoma macrolepis isolate SWU-2019 chromosome 16, ASM1243209v1, whole genome shotgun sequence DNA harbors:
- the ctps1b gene encoding CTP synthase 1b isoform X1, whose product MKYILVTGGVISGIGKGIIASSVGTILKSCGLHVTAIKIDPYINIDAGTFSPYEHGEVFVLDDGGEVDLDLGNYERFLDIRLTRDNNLTTGKIYQSVINKERRGDYLGKTVQVVPHITDAIQEWVMRQAKVSVDDDGIEPEVCVIELGGTVGDIESMPFIEAFRQFQFKVKRENFCNIHVSLVPQPNSTGEQKTKPTQNSVRELRGLGLSPDLIVCRCSTPLDTAVKEKISMFCHVEPEQVICIHDVSSIYRVPLLLEDQGIVDYFCRRLDLPIEMRPRKMLTKWKEMSDRFAYASQKFYSSQKFHFGTAVLSSLSLFHRSDRLLEQTSIALVGKYTKLSDSYASVIKALEHSALAINYKLEVKYIDSADLEPAALQEEPVKYHEAWQKLCSADGVLVPGGFGVRGTEGKIQAINWARRQKKPFLGVCLGMQLAVCEFARNVLGWEDANSTEFDPETKHPVVIEMPEHNPGQLGGTMRLGKRRTLFKSTSSFLRKLYGDAEYVDERHRHRFEVNPELKQHFEDRGFRFVGQDLEGERMEIIELEDHPYFVGVQYHPEFTSRPIKPSPPYFGLLLAASGKLQNYLQKGCRLSPRDTYSDRSGSSSPDSEISEIKFPSLS is encoded by the exons ATGAAGTACATACTGGTGACAGGCGGTGTGATATCTGGCATTGGTAAAGGGATAATAGCCAGCAGTGTGGGTACTATACTCAAATCATGTGGCCTGCATGTCACTGCTATCAAAATCGACCCCTACATCAACATCGATGCAGGCACTTTCTCTCCCTATGAACATG GTGAAGTGTTTGTGCTGGATGATGGCGGCGAGGTGGACTTGGATTTAGGGAACTATGAACGTTTTCTGGATATCCGGCTAACCAGGGACAACAATTTGACAACGGGGAAGATCTATCAGTCAGTTATAAATAAGGAGAGGAGAGGGGATTACTTGGGCAAAACTGTACAAG tggTACCACACATTACCGATGCTATACAGGAATGGGTCATGCGGCAGGCTAAGGTCTCCGTGGATGATGACGGTATTGAACCAGAAGTCTGTGTCATTGAG CTTGGAGGTACGGTCGGAGATATTGAGAGTATGCCTTTCATTGAAGCTTTTAGACAGTTTCAATTTAAAGTGAAACGGGAGAATTTTTGTAACATCCATGTCAGTCTTGTTCCTCAg ccCAATTCAACAGGAGAACAGAAGACCAAACCCACACAGAACAGTGTTCGGGAGCTTCGTGGACTTGGCCTGTCACCTGATCTC ATTGTTTGTCGTTGCTCCACTCCATTGGACACTGCCGTGAAAGAGAAAATCTCCATGTTTTGCCATGTAGAACCTGAACAGGTGATCTGCATACATGACGTGTCCTCCATCTACAGAGTACCTTTGCTCCTGGAGGATCAGGGCATAGTTGACTACTTCTGTCGCAGGCTGGACTTGCCCATTGAGATGAGACCTCGCAAAATGCTCACAAAATGGAAGGAGATGTCAGACCGGTTTGCCTATGCATCTCAAAAATTTTATTCTTCCCAGAAATTCCATTTTGGTACAGCTGTTTTGAGCAGTCTGTCCCTGTTTCATAGATCTGACCGACTCCTAGAGCAAACCTCCATCGCTTTAGTAGGCAAATACACCAAGCTTTCAGATTCGTATGCCTCTGTTATTAAAGCACTGGAGCACTCTGCCCTCGCCATCAACTATAAGCTAGAGGTCAAG TACATCGATTCGGCAGACCTGGAGCCAGCAGCGTTGCAGGAGGAGCCGGTGAAGTACCATGAGGCCTGGCAGAAGCTCTGCAGTGCTGA TGGTGTTCTTGTTCCTGGAGGCTTTGGTGTGCGAGGCACTGAGGGAAAAATCCAAGCTATTAACTGGGCAAGGAGACAGAAAAAGCCATTTTTAG GTGTTTGTTTGGGCATGCAGCTAGCAGTGTGTGAATTTGCTCGTAATGTACTTGGCTGGGAAG ATGCCAATTCTACAGAATTTGACCCTGAAACAAAACATCCAGTG GTGATTGAAATGCCCGAGCACAATCCAGGGCAGCTGGGAGGAACCATGCGGTTGGGAAAAAGGCGCACCTTATTCAAAAGCACCTCCAGCTTTCTTC GAAAGCTGTACGGAGATGCTGAATATGTGGATGAAAGGCATCGACATCGCTTTGAG GTTAATCCAGAATTGAAGCAGCACTTTGAGGATAGAGGTTTTCGTTTTGTGGGTCAGGACCTGGAGGGGGAGCGAATGGAGATCATTGAACTTGAAG ATCACCCTTATTTTGTCGGAGTGCAGTACCACCCAGAATTCACTTCTCGCCCCATCAAACCCTCACCTCCTTATTTTGGCCTTCTACTGGCAGCATCTGGGAAACTACAGAACTACTTACAAAAAGGATGCCGGCTCTCACCTCG gGACACATACAGTGACCGAAGTGGCAGTAGTTCACCAGACTCAGAGATATCTGAAATCAAATTCCCATCACTTTCCTAA
- the ctps1b gene encoding CTP synthase 1b isoform X3 — MKYILVTGGVISGIGKGIIASSVGTILKSCGLHVTAIKIDPYINIDAGTFSPYEHGEVFVLDDGGEVDLDLGNYERFLDIRLTRDNNLTTGKIYQSVINKERRGDYLGKTVQVVPHITDAIQEWVMRQAKVSVDDDGIEPEVCVIELGGTVGDIESMPFIEAFRQFQFKVKRENFCNIHVSLVPQPNSTGEQKTKPTQNSVRELRGLGLSPDLIVCRCSTPLDTAVKEKISMFCHVEPEQVICIHDVSSIYRVPLLLEDQGIVDYFCRRLDLPIEMRPRKMLTKWKEISDRLLEQTSIALVGKYTKLSDSYASVIKALEHSALAINYKLEVKYIDSADLEPAALQEEPVKYHEAWQKLCSADGVLVPGGFGVRGTEGKIQAINWARRQKKPFLGVCLGMQLAVCEFARNVLGWEDANSTEFDPETKHPVVIEMPEHNPGQLGGTMRLGKRRTLFKSTSSFLRKLYGDAEYVDERHRHRFEVNPELKQHFEDRGFRFVGQDLEGERMEIIELEDHPYFVGVQYHPEFTSRPIKPSPPYFGLLLAASGKLQNYLQKGCRLSPRDTYSDRSGSSSPDSEISEIKFPSLS, encoded by the exons ATGAAGTACATACTGGTGACAGGCGGTGTGATATCTGGCATTGGTAAAGGGATAATAGCCAGCAGTGTGGGTACTATACTCAAATCATGTGGCCTGCATGTCACTGCTATCAAAATCGACCCCTACATCAACATCGATGCAGGCACTTTCTCTCCCTATGAACATG GTGAAGTGTTTGTGCTGGATGATGGCGGCGAGGTGGACTTGGATTTAGGGAACTATGAACGTTTTCTGGATATCCGGCTAACCAGGGACAACAATTTGACAACGGGGAAGATCTATCAGTCAGTTATAAATAAGGAGAGGAGAGGGGATTACTTGGGCAAAACTGTACAAG tggTACCACACATTACCGATGCTATACAGGAATGGGTCATGCGGCAGGCTAAGGTCTCCGTGGATGATGACGGTATTGAACCAGAAGTCTGTGTCATTGAG CTTGGAGGTACGGTCGGAGATATTGAGAGTATGCCTTTCATTGAAGCTTTTAGACAGTTTCAATTTAAAGTGAAACGGGAGAATTTTTGTAACATCCATGTCAGTCTTGTTCCTCAg ccCAATTCAACAGGAGAACAGAAGACCAAACCCACACAGAACAGTGTTCGGGAGCTTCGTGGACTTGGCCTGTCACCTGATCTC ATTGTTTGTCGTTGCTCCACTCCATTGGACACTGCCGTGAAAGAGAAAATCTCCATGTTTTGCCATGTAGAACCTGAACAGGTGATCTGCATACATGACGTGTCCTCCATCTACAGAGTACCTTTGCTCCTGGAGGATCAGGGCATAGTTGACTACTTCTGTCGCAGGCTGGACTTGCCCATTGAGATGAGACCTCGCAAAATGCTCACAAAATGGAAGGAGAT ATCTGACCGACTCCTAGAGCAAACCTCCATCGCTTTAGTAGGCAAATACACCAAGCTTTCAGATTCGTATGCCTCTGTTATTAAAGCACTGGAGCACTCTGCCCTCGCCATCAACTATAAGCTAGAGGTCAAG TACATCGATTCGGCAGACCTGGAGCCAGCAGCGTTGCAGGAGGAGCCGGTGAAGTACCATGAGGCCTGGCAGAAGCTCTGCAGTGCTGA TGGTGTTCTTGTTCCTGGAGGCTTTGGTGTGCGAGGCACTGAGGGAAAAATCCAAGCTATTAACTGGGCAAGGAGACAGAAAAAGCCATTTTTAG GTGTTTGTTTGGGCATGCAGCTAGCAGTGTGTGAATTTGCTCGTAATGTACTTGGCTGGGAAG ATGCCAATTCTACAGAATTTGACCCTGAAACAAAACATCCAGTG GTGATTGAAATGCCCGAGCACAATCCAGGGCAGCTGGGAGGAACCATGCGGTTGGGAAAAAGGCGCACCTTATTCAAAAGCACCTCCAGCTTTCTTC GAAAGCTGTACGGAGATGCTGAATATGTGGATGAAAGGCATCGACATCGCTTTGAG GTTAATCCAGAATTGAAGCAGCACTTTGAGGATAGAGGTTTTCGTTTTGTGGGTCAGGACCTGGAGGGGGAGCGAATGGAGATCATTGAACTTGAAG ATCACCCTTATTTTGTCGGAGTGCAGTACCACCCAGAATTCACTTCTCGCCCCATCAAACCCTCACCTCCTTATTTTGGCCTTCTACTGGCAGCATCTGGGAAACTACAGAACTACTTACAAAAAGGATGCCGGCTCTCACCTCG gGACACATACAGTGACCGAAGTGGCAGTAGTTCACCAGACTCAGAGATATCTGAAATCAAATTCCCATCACTTTCCTAA
- the ctps1b gene encoding CTP synthase 1b isoform X2, translated as MKYILVTGGVISGIGKGIIASSVGTILKSCGLHVTAIKIDPYINIDAGTFSPYEHGEVFVLDDGGEVDLDLGNYERFLDIRLTRDNNLTTGKIYQSVINKERRGDYLGKTVQVVPHITDAIQEWVMRQAKVSVDDDGIEPEVCVIELGGTVGDIESMPFIEAFRQFQFKVKRENFCNIHVSLVPQPNSTGEQKTKPTQNSVRELRGLGLSPDLIVCRCSTPLDTAVKEKISMFCHVEPEQVICIHDVSSIYRVPLLLEDQGIVDYFCRRLDLPIEMRPRKMLTKWKEMSDRSDRLLEQTSIALVGKYTKLSDSYASVIKALEHSALAINYKLEVKYIDSADLEPAALQEEPVKYHEAWQKLCSADGVLVPGGFGVRGTEGKIQAINWARRQKKPFLGVCLGMQLAVCEFARNVLGWEDANSTEFDPETKHPVVIEMPEHNPGQLGGTMRLGKRRTLFKSTSSFLRKLYGDAEYVDERHRHRFEVNPELKQHFEDRGFRFVGQDLEGERMEIIELEDHPYFVGVQYHPEFTSRPIKPSPPYFGLLLAASGKLQNYLQKGCRLSPRDTYSDRSGSSSPDSEISEIKFPSLS; from the exons ATGAAGTACATACTGGTGACAGGCGGTGTGATATCTGGCATTGGTAAAGGGATAATAGCCAGCAGTGTGGGTACTATACTCAAATCATGTGGCCTGCATGTCACTGCTATCAAAATCGACCCCTACATCAACATCGATGCAGGCACTTTCTCTCCCTATGAACATG GTGAAGTGTTTGTGCTGGATGATGGCGGCGAGGTGGACTTGGATTTAGGGAACTATGAACGTTTTCTGGATATCCGGCTAACCAGGGACAACAATTTGACAACGGGGAAGATCTATCAGTCAGTTATAAATAAGGAGAGGAGAGGGGATTACTTGGGCAAAACTGTACAAG tggTACCACACATTACCGATGCTATACAGGAATGGGTCATGCGGCAGGCTAAGGTCTCCGTGGATGATGACGGTATTGAACCAGAAGTCTGTGTCATTGAG CTTGGAGGTACGGTCGGAGATATTGAGAGTATGCCTTTCATTGAAGCTTTTAGACAGTTTCAATTTAAAGTGAAACGGGAGAATTTTTGTAACATCCATGTCAGTCTTGTTCCTCAg ccCAATTCAACAGGAGAACAGAAGACCAAACCCACACAGAACAGTGTTCGGGAGCTTCGTGGACTTGGCCTGTCACCTGATCTC ATTGTTTGTCGTTGCTCCACTCCATTGGACACTGCCGTGAAAGAGAAAATCTCCATGTTTTGCCATGTAGAACCTGAACAGGTGATCTGCATACATGACGTGTCCTCCATCTACAGAGTACCTTTGCTCCTGGAGGATCAGGGCATAGTTGACTACTTCTGTCGCAGGCTGGACTTGCCCATTGAGATGAGACCTCGCAAAATGCTCACAAAATGGAAGGAGATGTCAGACCG ATCTGACCGACTCCTAGAGCAAACCTCCATCGCTTTAGTAGGCAAATACACCAAGCTTTCAGATTCGTATGCCTCTGTTATTAAAGCACTGGAGCACTCTGCCCTCGCCATCAACTATAAGCTAGAGGTCAAG TACATCGATTCGGCAGACCTGGAGCCAGCAGCGTTGCAGGAGGAGCCGGTGAAGTACCATGAGGCCTGGCAGAAGCTCTGCAGTGCTGA TGGTGTTCTTGTTCCTGGAGGCTTTGGTGTGCGAGGCACTGAGGGAAAAATCCAAGCTATTAACTGGGCAAGGAGACAGAAAAAGCCATTTTTAG GTGTTTGTTTGGGCATGCAGCTAGCAGTGTGTGAATTTGCTCGTAATGTACTTGGCTGGGAAG ATGCCAATTCTACAGAATTTGACCCTGAAACAAAACATCCAGTG GTGATTGAAATGCCCGAGCACAATCCAGGGCAGCTGGGAGGAACCATGCGGTTGGGAAAAAGGCGCACCTTATTCAAAAGCACCTCCAGCTTTCTTC GAAAGCTGTACGGAGATGCTGAATATGTGGATGAAAGGCATCGACATCGCTTTGAG GTTAATCCAGAATTGAAGCAGCACTTTGAGGATAGAGGTTTTCGTTTTGTGGGTCAGGACCTGGAGGGGGAGCGAATGGAGATCATTGAACTTGAAG ATCACCCTTATTTTGTCGGAGTGCAGTACCACCCAGAATTCACTTCTCGCCCCATCAAACCCTCACCTCCTTATTTTGGCCTTCTACTGGCAGCATCTGGGAAACTACAGAACTACTTACAAAAAGGATGCCGGCTCTCACCTCG gGACACATACAGTGACCGAAGTGGCAGTAGTTCACCAGACTCAGAGATATCTGAAATCAAATTCCCATCACTTTCCTAA
- the ctps1b gene encoding CTP synthase 1b isoform X4: MRQAKVSVDDDGIEPEVCVIELGGTVGDIESMPFIEAFRQFQFKVKRENFCNIHVSLVPQPNSTGEQKTKPTQNSVRELRGLGLSPDLIVCRCSTPLDTAVKEKISMFCHVEPEQVICIHDVSSIYRVPLLLEDQGIVDYFCRRLDLPIEMRPRKMLTKWKEMSDRFAYASQKFYSSQKFHFGTAVLSSLSLFHRSDRLLEQTSIALVGKYTKLSDSYASVIKALEHSALAINYKLEVKYIDSADLEPAALQEEPVKYHEAWQKLCSADGVLVPGGFGVRGTEGKIQAINWARRQKKPFLGVCLGMQLAVCEFARNVLGWEDANSTEFDPETKHPVVIEMPEHNPGQLGGTMRLGKRRTLFKSTSSFLRKLYGDAEYVDERHRHRFEVNPELKQHFEDRGFRFVGQDLEGERMEIIELEDHPYFVGVQYHPEFTSRPIKPSPPYFGLLLAASGKLQNYLQKGCRLSPRDTYSDRSGSSSPDSEISEIKFPSLS, from the exons ATGCGGCAGGCTAAGGTCTCCGTGGATGATGACGGTATTGAACCAGAAGTCTGTGTCATTGAG CTTGGAGGTACGGTCGGAGATATTGAGAGTATGCCTTTCATTGAAGCTTTTAGACAGTTTCAATTTAAAGTGAAACGGGAGAATTTTTGTAACATCCATGTCAGTCTTGTTCCTCAg ccCAATTCAACAGGAGAACAGAAGACCAAACCCACACAGAACAGTGTTCGGGAGCTTCGTGGACTTGGCCTGTCACCTGATCTC ATTGTTTGTCGTTGCTCCACTCCATTGGACACTGCCGTGAAAGAGAAAATCTCCATGTTTTGCCATGTAGAACCTGAACAGGTGATCTGCATACATGACGTGTCCTCCATCTACAGAGTACCTTTGCTCCTGGAGGATCAGGGCATAGTTGACTACTTCTGTCGCAGGCTGGACTTGCCCATTGAGATGAGACCTCGCAAAATGCTCACAAAATGGAAGGAGATGTCAGACCGGTTTGCCTATGCATCTCAAAAATTTTATTCTTCCCAGAAATTCCATTTTGGTACAGCTGTTTTGAGCAGTCTGTCCCTGTTTCATAGATCTGACCGACTCCTAGAGCAAACCTCCATCGCTTTAGTAGGCAAATACACCAAGCTTTCAGATTCGTATGCCTCTGTTATTAAAGCACTGGAGCACTCTGCCCTCGCCATCAACTATAAGCTAGAGGTCAAG TACATCGATTCGGCAGACCTGGAGCCAGCAGCGTTGCAGGAGGAGCCGGTGAAGTACCATGAGGCCTGGCAGAAGCTCTGCAGTGCTGA TGGTGTTCTTGTTCCTGGAGGCTTTGGTGTGCGAGGCACTGAGGGAAAAATCCAAGCTATTAACTGGGCAAGGAGACAGAAAAAGCCATTTTTAG GTGTTTGTTTGGGCATGCAGCTAGCAGTGTGTGAATTTGCTCGTAATGTACTTGGCTGGGAAG ATGCCAATTCTACAGAATTTGACCCTGAAACAAAACATCCAGTG GTGATTGAAATGCCCGAGCACAATCCAGGGCAGCTGGGAGGAACCATGCGGTTGGGAAAAAGGCGCACCTTATTCAAAAGCACCTCCAGCTTTCTTC GAAAGCTGTACGGAGATGCTGAATATGTGGATGAAAGGCATCGACATCGCTTTGAG GTTAATCCAGAATTGAAGCAGCACTTTGAGGATAGAGGTTTTCGTTTTGTGGGTCAGGACCTGGAGGGGGAGCGAATGGAGATCATTGAACTTGAAG ATCACCCTTATTTTGTCGGAGTGCAGTACCACCCAGAATTCACTTCTCGCCCCATCAAACCCTCACCTCCTTATTTTGGCCTTCTACTGGCAGCATCTGGGAAACTACAGAACTACTTACAAAAAGGATGCCGGCTCTCACCTCG gGACACATACAGTGACCGAAGTGGCAGTAGTTCACCAGACTCAGAGATATCTGAAATCAAATTCCCATCACTTTCCTAA
- the taf12 gene encoding transcription initiation factor TFIID subunit 12: MTQYPPQTSRSNFFTVVKAEASSTPPISTNMANSTVAPGKVPGTPGPAGRLSPEGTQVLSKKKLQDLVREIDPNEQLDEDVEEMLLQIADDFIESVVTAACQLARHRKSNTLEVKDVQLHLERQWNMWIPGFGSDEIRPYKKACTTEAHKQRMALIRKTTKK; this comes from the exons ATGACCCAGTACCCACCACAGACTAGTCGCTCTAACTTCTTCACCGTTGTGAAAGCAGAAGCCTCTTCAACACCACCCATCTCCACCAACATGGCCAACAGCACCGTCGCCCCCGGGAAAGTTCCAGGCACCCCCGGACCTGCAGGGAGACTGAGCCCCGAAGGCACTCAG GTGCTTAGTAAGAAGAAACTGCAGGATCTCGTGAGAGAAATCGACCCTAATGAGCAACTCGATGAAGATGTGGAGGAG ATGCTCTTGCAGATTGCAGATGACTTCATTGAGAGCGTGGTGACGGCGGCGTGCCAACTTGCCCGACACAGGAAGTCAAACACTCTTGAAGTGAAAGATGTCCAGCTACACCTGG AACGACAGTGGAACATGTGGATTCCTGGTTTTGGTTCAGATGAGATCCGGCCGTATAAGAAGGCTTGCACCACAGAAGCTCACAAACAG AGAATGGCATTGATCCGCAAAACAACCAAAAAGTAG
- the rab42b gene encoding ras-related protein Rab-42b isoform X1: MDLTLWQYQFRIIMLGDSTVGKSSMLKRYTEDLFLECINQTVGVDFYVHFLEVEPGVRVKLQFWDTAGQERFRSVTRSYYRNSVGGLLVFDLGNRKSFENVQQWYAEVCERVQPYTVLFVLVGHKSDRIKAGERAVERTEAEKLASQLGAPYIEASAKTGHNVKEAFELLTRRVYQGIKSGEIQLRDGWDGVRSSAPTAQTLQKIQNNEAAEKNKSCAC; this comes from the exons ATGGATCTCACTTTGTGGCAGTACCAGTTTCGAATCATCATGCTGGGAGACTCCACAGTGGGCAAATCATCCATGTTGAAACGCTACACTGAGGATCTGTTTCTGGAGTGCATCAACCAAACAGTCGGAGTGGACTTCTATGTACACTTCCTAGAGGTGGAACCTGGGGTGAGGGTCAAACTGCAGTTCTGGGATACAGCTGGTCAAGAGAGATTTAG GTCTGTGACTCGCTCCTACTACCGTAACTCAGTCGGAGGTCTTCTGGTGTTCGATCTGGGCAACCGCAAATCTTTCGAAAACGTGCAGCAGTGGTATGCAGAGGTGTGTGAACGTGTGCAACCCTACACTGTGCTGTTTGTGCTGGTGGGACACAAAAGTGACCGGATCAAAGCTGGAGAGCGAGCCGTGGAACGAACTGAGGCAGAAAAGCTCGCAAGCCAATTGGGAGCACCGTACATCGAGGCCTCAGCCAAAACGGGTCACAATGTGAAAGAGGCCTTTGAACTCTTGACCCGGAGGGTTTATCAGGGCATAAAAAGTGGAGAGATCCAGTTGCGTGACGGGTGGGATGGAGTCAGGAGCTCAGCACCTACAGCCCAAACACTCCAGAAGATACAAAACAATGAAGCCGCTGAGAAAAACAAGAGCTGTGCTTGTTAA
- the rab42b gene encoding ras-related protein Rab-42b isoform X2 — translation MLGDSTVGKSSMLKRYTEDLFLECINQTVGVDFYVHFLEVEPGVRVKLQFWDTAGQERFRSVTRSYYRNSVGGLLVFDLGNRKSFENVQQWYAEVCERVQPYTVLFVLVGHKSDRIKAGERAVERTEAEKLASQLGAPYIEASAKTGHNVKEAFELLTRRVYQGIKSGEIQLRDGWDGVRSSAPTAQTLQKIQNNEAAEKNKSCAC, via the exons ATGCTGGGAGACTCCACAGTGGGCAAATCATCCATGTTGAAACGCTACACTGAGGATCTGTTTCTGGAGTGCATCAACCAAACAGTCGGAGTGGACTTCTATGTACACTTCCTAGAGGTGGAACCTGGGGTGAGGGTCAAACTGCAGTTCTGGGATACAGCTGGTCAAGAGAGATTTAG GTCTGTGACTCGCTCCTACTACCGTAACTCAGTCGGAGGTCTTCTGGTGTTCGATCTGGGCAACCGCAAATCTTTCGAAAACGTGCAGCAGTGGTATGCAGAGGTGTGTGAACGTGTGCAACCCTACACTGTGCTGTTTGTGCTGGTGGGACACAAAAGTGACCGGATCAAAGCTGGAGAGCGAGCCGTGGAACGAACTGAGGCAGAAAAGCTCGCAAGCCAATTGGGAGCACCGTACATCGAGGCCTCAGCCAAAACGGGTCACAATGTGAAAGAGGCCTTTGAACTCTTGACCCGGAGGGTTTATCAGGGCATAAAAAGTGGAGAGATCCAGTTGCGTGACGGGTGGGATGGAGTCAGGAGCTCAGCACCTACAGCCCAAACACTCCAGAAGATACAAAACAATGAAGCCGCTGAGAAAAACAAGAGCTGTGCTTGTTAA